The proteins below are encoded in one region of Spartobacteria bacterium:
- the malE gene encoding maltose/maltodextrin ABC transporter substrate-binding protein MalE, whose product MKLGKSILAAAAVVSLAIPAYAVTDGELLIWINGDKAYDALQEIGNKFEEDTGIPVTVQHPDKLTDKFGPAAQAGRGPDVVMWAHDRLGGWAQSGLLKPIDFDDAYKAKFDQKAWDAVTFDGKTWGYPLNMECITLIYNKALIKDVPKTLEDVVKLQKTVYGPKDQYAMLWAYDTPYFSWPFLAGAGAYVFGRNAEGEYNVNDIGVNAPGAISALDMIGGMIKEGDMPRSLTYDVMMSKMQQGECAMIVNGPWCWNDIEKSGVDFGLGVIPGYNGPGKPFVGVLCAMVDANTPNAQLVDMFFRDYVLTTESIEKMNEDKFGGAPALIAAYEAMKSDPRVNVIMENVQLGNLMANIPQMGTFWGALDSAIKTVTAGTVDAKTALDNAEKVMASKN is encoded by the coding sequence ATGAAATTAGGAAAATCGATTCTGGCCGCAGCTGCGGTTGTATCGCTGGCCATTCCGGCCTATGCCGTAACTGATGGCGAACTGCTGATCTGGATCAATGGTGACAAAGCCTATGATGCCCTGCAGGAAATTGGTAATAAATTCGAAGAAGATACCGGCATTCCTGTAACGGTTCAGCATCCTGACAAATTGACGGACAAATTTGGTCCCGCCGCACAGGCTGGCCGTGGTCCTGACGTTGTCATGTGGGCGCATGATCGCTTGGGTGGCTGGGCACAGAGCGGCTTGCTCAAACCAATCGATTTCGACGATGCCTATAAAGCCAAGTTTGACCAGAAGGCGTGGGATGCTGTGACTTTTGATGGGAAAACGTGGGGTTATCCTCTGAACATGGAATGTATCACCCTGATCTACAATAAAGCATTGATTAAAGACGTGCCAAAAACGCTGGAAGATGTGGTGAAACTGCAGAAGACCGTATACGGTCCGAAAGATCAGTATGCCATGCTCTGGGCTTATGATACGCCTTATTTCTCTTGGCCTTTCCTCGCTGGTGCCGGCGCTTATGTGTTTGGCAGAAATGCAGAGGGTGAATATAATGTTAATGATATCGGGGTGAATGCTCCGGGTGCGATCAGCGCGCTGGACATGATCGGTGGAATGATCAAAGAAGGCGATATGCCTCGTAGTCTGACTTATGATGTCATGATGTCAAAAATGCAGCAGGGCGAATGTGCGATGATCGTGAACGGCCCCTGGTGCTGGAATGATATTGAAAAAAGTGGTGTTGATTTTGGTCTGGGCGTGATTCCCGGATACAATGGACCTGGAAAACCTTTCGTTGGTGTTCTTTGTGCCATGGTTGATGCCAATACGCCGAATGCACAGTTGGTTGACATGTTCTTCAGGGATTATGTCCTAACGACTGAATCGATCGAAAAAATGAACGAAGACAAATTCGGTGGAGCTCCTGCATTGATCGCAGCGTATGAAGCTATGAAATCGGATCCTCGTGTGAACGTTATTATGGAAAACGTTCAGCTGGGTAACCTGATGGCGAATATTCCGCAGATGGGCACGTTCTGGGGTGCGCTGGATTCTGCCATTAAAACGGTAACAGCCGGCACCGTCGATGCAAAAACGGCATTGGATAATGCCGAAAAAGTCATGGCGTCGAAAAACTAA
- the ugpC gene encoding sn-glycerol-3-phosphate ABC transporter ATP-binding protein UgpC: MGEVRLENVCKTYPGNVTVVHDVNLTVQDREFMVLVGPSGCGKSTTLRMIAGLEEISSGKCLIDGQEVNDTPPKDRNIAMVFQNYALYPHMTVYKNMAYGLKMRNYPKDEIDKRVREAAEILGITQYLDRRPKALSGGQRQRVAVGRAIVRKPRVFLFDEPLSNLDAKMRVQMRTEISKLHRKLQATIIYVTHDQVEAMTMGTRITVMKDGVIQQVATPLELFKNPANQFVAGFIGSPQMNFFEGYIEKKPEGLFFTEGNFSVLIDDAMNEAMKSYTDKPVVLGVRPSDVHPAYENDKSNHAAVDARVDVIEMMGDESYVYMTTGRHNFIAKVAGDETATVDKVFHACFDMKKVHFFDKETSLRI, from the coding sequence ATGGGTGAAGTGAGATTAGAAAACGTTTGCAAGACGTATCCGGGCAATGTAACGGTGGTTCATGATGTCAACCTGACGGTGCAGGATCGTGAATTTATGGTACTGGTGGGGCCGTCTGGCTGTGGAAAGTCTACGACACTTCGTATGATTGCCGGTTTGGAAGAAATTAGCTCTGGTAAGTGTCTGATTGACGGGCAGGAGGTAAATGACACCCCGCCAAAAGACCGCAATATTGCTATGGTGTTTCAGAATTATGCGCTTTATCCGCATATGACCGTATATAAGAATATGGCTTATGGCCTGAAAATGCGCAATTATCCCAAAGATGAAATCGATAAACGTGTGCGTGAAGCAGCCGAAATTTTAGGCATTACTCAGTACCTCGACCGCCGTCCCAAAGCACTTTCCGGGGGACAGCGACAGCGTGTGGCCGTCGGTCGTGCTATTGTTCGCAAACCTCGTGTATTCCTTTTCGACGAGCCCCTTTCGAACCTAGATGCAAAAATGCGTGTTCAAATGCGCACGGAAATCAGCAAATTGCATCGCAAACTGCAAGCAACCATTATTTACGTTACGCATGACCAGGTAGAGGCGATGACCATGGGTACGCGCATTACCGTCATGAAAGACGGAGTTATTCAGCAGGTCGCGACTCCTCTGGAGCTCTTTAAAAATCCGGCGAATCAGTTCGTAGCTGGGTTTATTGGTAGTCCGCAAATGAATTTCTTCGAAGGTTACATTGAGAAAAAACCGGAAGGGCTGTTTTTTACGGAAGGGAATTTCTCTGTCCTTATAGATGATGCGATGAACGAGGCCATGAAATCGTACACGGATAAGCCGGTCGTGCTGGGGGTAAGACCCTCGGATGTCCATCCGGCATATGAAAATGACAAATCAAATCATGCGGCAGTGGATGCACGCGTGGATGTCATTGAAATGATGGGTGATGAATCGTATGTTTACATGACGACTGGCCGGCATAATTTTATCGCCAAAGTAGCAGGGGATGAAACCGCAACGGTCGACAAGGTGTTCCACGCGTGCTTTGATATGAAGAAGGTACATTTCTTCGATAAAGAGACGTCGTTACGTATTTAG
- a CDS encoding carbohydrate porin yields the protein MRNNMNKRVVLGITSAVVMGGLAATSMADDRFTYHGYWRAGFIQSFKGGSMNDGGFQAPNSGARYRLGQENNIYGENILVKEFQAGDNGPTAKFETMLGYWGDIARSDEEADDSFKVREAFMEFTNFDFDKDAKVWVGKRYYGREDIHINDFFWLNSSGTGAGAYNLSMSDTVKFDVALIRSADDAATSFTEDGLISKLGLDLRLHLAMGGAGDLTLVAIPQYMTGGDITTTTDGVSSTKSYDDHSGVALTLIHNIPTSTGFNKAALQWGSGVAAIGTQYNTDTIDVDNANVDDVVRMRVLDLGVMAPADNFSFMYDVIYQHYDNGADSASESEWFSAGVRPLHNVTKYFGIAVEAGFDWTSADQADNKTLEGSVATLCICPQITLDSDFWARPVLRGFITMAKWSSDFEGMVGGSSYADATSGMDWGFQMETWF from the coding sequence ATGAGGAATAATATGAATAAGAGAGTTGTTCTCGGTATTACATCTGCTGTTGTAATGGGTGGCTTAGCTGCTACATCAATGGCTGATGATCGTTTCACGTATCATGGTTACTGGCGTGCTGGTTTCATCCAGAGCTTCAAAGGCGGTTCAATGAATGACGGCGGATTTCAGGCTCCTAACTCAGGTGCCCGTTATCGCTTAGGTCAGGAAAACAACATCTACGGTGAAAACATCTTGGTAAAAGAATTTCAGGCTGGTGACAATGGTCCTACAGCTAAATTCGAAACCATGTTGGGTTACTGGGGTGACATTGCCCGTTCAGATGAAGAAGCAGACGATTCGTTCAAAGTGCGTGAAGCCTTCATGGAATTCACCAATTTTGATTTCGATAAAGATGCGAAAGTCTGGGTTGGTAAACGTTACTACGGTCGCGAAGACATCCATATCAATGACTTCTTCTGGCTGAACAGTTCCGGTACCGGTGCTGGTGCATACAACCTGTCTATGTCTGATACAGTGAAGTTCGATGTGGCCCTTATCCGTTCTGCTGATGATGCAGCTACTTCCTTCACGGAGGATGGTTTGATCAGTAAGCTTGGCTTGGATCTTCGTCTGCACTTGGCCATGGGCGGTGCTGGTGATTTGACATTGGTTGCTATTCCTCAGTACATGACTGGTGGCGATATCACCACGACTACTGACGGCGTATCGTCAACCAAATCCTACGATGATCACAGTGGTGTTGCTCTGACATTGATCCACAACATCCCGACTAGCACAGGCTTCAACAAAGCTGCTCTGCAGTGGGGATCTGGTGTTGCTGCTATCGGAACTCAGTACAATACTGATACTATCGACGTAGACAATGCCAATGTTGACGATGTCGTGCGTATGCGCGTTCTCGATTTGGGCGTAATGGCTCCTGCTGATAACTTCTCGTTCATGTATGACGTGATCTACCAGCATTATGACAATGGTGCTGACTCAGCTAGCGAATCTGAATGGTTCTCTGCTGGCGTACGTCCTCTGCACAACGTGACCAAATACTTTGGTATCGCTGTTGAAGCTGGTTTTGATTGGACCAGCGCAGATCAGGCTGACAACAAGACACTCGAAGGTTCAGTGGCTACACTGTGTATCTGCCCTCAGATCACACTGGATAGCGATTTCTGGGCACGTCCTGTTCTTCGCGGTTTCATCACTATGGCCAAATGGTCCAGCGACTTCGAAGGTATGGTCGGTGGATCTTCCTATGCTGACGCAACGTCCGGCATGGACTGGGGCTTCCAGATGGAAACTTGGTTCTAA